One segment of Pirellulales bacterium DNA contains the following:
- a CDS encoding serine/threonine-protein kinase, producing MARLQQPAFQLNAESKVVMACVDAFEQSAADKKHDLREFLAGVPEEYRPSALLELVRVDFERCWKRGNRRPIAQYLEEYPELRTSENSVLQLLHAEFEFRLKIGEQPSGDEYRKIHPGFSTHVSKGTNATEPLDSASGERVEKQPDYIGKYKISRTLGMGGFGVVYQGRDEQLQRDVAIKVSRAAQARRGLPEGLLHEARSIAGLDYPGIVKLWEIGETEQGDGYVVYQFVSGQTLQDRIRHRDYDFAQAAEWMAQVADALQYAHTQGVVHRDIKPANVLIDADGRARIVDFGLSTRNEEFYADHRGRVLGTLAYLSPEQARGESHWASAQSDIYSLGVVLYEAICRRVPFHAGTKAELLEQVDRRAPPPPRSVDAAIPAELEDICLKALSKEPQQRYKTGSDMATALRAAVRPHGSVWPRVARAAAALVAVAAVCVVAVTLMNPKSSPISSTPLDLTHFNLYLPQFAPLTRDDLPLTSEKHLEIEASLNRAGYAYLLAYENQSPGRLLWPAGPAALANQRKTDVFTFPPASDPDAILAVPDTDGASLFLVMVSAEPLDQEQLDKLLETPPNLHLTPQESAHLKVAFDVVDRAPKARTEFPLRSDGQSNARPSVSDEFKQLLRGGDAQRAFYGMILPHVKKTAPSKE from the coding sequence ATGGCTCGATTGCAACAGCCCGCATTCCAGCTCAATGCGGAGTCGAAAGTCGTGATGGCGTGCGTGGATGCCTTCGAGCAATCCGCCGCCGACAAGAAACACGACCTGCGAGAGTTTCTCGCTGGAGTTCCGGAGGAATATCGGCCGTCCGCTTTGTTGGAGCTCGTGCGCGTCGATTTCGAACGGTGCTGGAAGCGTGGCAATCGGCGCCCGATCGCGCAATATCTCGAGGAGTATCCGGAACTTCGCACGTCGGAGAATTCGGTGTTGCAGTTGCTGCATGCGGAATTCGAGTTTCGGTTGAAGATCGGCGAGCAGCCTTCCGGCGACGAATATCGTAAAATCCACCCCGGCTTCAGCACGCATGTTTCGAAGGGGACCAACGCCACCGAACCGCTGGATTCTGCCTCCGGCGAACGCGTTGAAAAGCAGCCGGACTACATCGGTAAATACAAAATCTCGCGCACGCTCGGAATGGGCGGCTTCGGCGTTGTCTATCAGGGCCGCGACGAGCAACTTCAGCGGGATGTCGCGATCAAGGTCAGCCGCGCCGCGCAAGCTCGCCGCGGCCTGCCGGAAGGGCTGCTGCACGAAGCGCGCAGTATCGCTGGCTTGGATTATCCGGGCATCGTCAAGCTTTGGGAAATCGGCGAGACCGAACAAGGCGACGGCTATGTGGTTTATCAATTCGTGTCGGGCCAAACGCTCCAAGATCGGATTCGGCACCGCGACTACGACTTCGCACAGGCGGCCGAGTGGATGGCGCAGGTCGCCGACGCCCTGCAATACGCCCACACGCAAGGCGTCGTGCATCGCGATATCAAGCCGGCCAACGTGCTGATCGATGCGGATGGGCGGGCGCGCATCGTCGACTTCGGCCTGTCCACTCGGAATGAAGAATTTTACGCCGATCATCGTGGCCGCGTGCTGGGCACGCTGGCGTATCTCAGTCCGGAACAAGCGCGCGGCGAATCGCACTGGGCCAGCGCCCAGTCGGATATCTATTCCCTGGGCGTTGTGTTGTACGAAGCGATCTGCCGCCGCGTTCCATTTCATGCGGGAACGAAAGCCGAGTTGTTGGAGCAGGTCGATCGCAGAGCTCCACCACCGCCGCGGAGTGTCGATGCCGCGATACCCGCCGAATTGGAAGACATTTGCCTCAAGGCATTGTCGAAGGAGCCCCAGCAGCGATACAAGACGGGAAGCGATATGGCAACCGCGCTACGTGCGGCCGTGCGGCCTCACGGCTCCGTGTGGCCTCGCGTGGCGCGGGCCGCCGCGGCGCTAGTCGCCGTTGCGGCGGTGTGCGTCGTGGCCGTGACGCTGATGAATCCGAAATCCTCTCCGATATCGTCGACGCCCCTGGACCTGACGCATTTCAACCTGTATCTCCCGCAATTCGCTCCGCTGACGCGTGACGACTTGCCGCTAACATCGGAGAAACATCTTGAAATCGAGGCGTCGCTGAATCGAGCCGGCTACGCCTACTTGCTGGCGTATGAGAATCAGAGCCCGGGCCGGCTGCTGTGGCCCGCGGGTCCGGCGGCACTTGCGAACCAACGTAAAACCGATGTATTCACGTTTCCGCCGGCCAGCGATCCCGACGCCATATTGGCGGTCCCCGACACGGACGGCGCCAGTTTGTTCCTCGTGATGGTTTCCGCCGAGCCGCTCGACCAGGAGCAGCTCGACAAGTTGCTGGAGACTCCGCCGAACTTGCATCTTACTCCGCAAGAGAGCGCTCATTTGAAGGTCGCCTTCGACGTCGTCGATCGCGCCCCGAAAGCGCGCACGGAATTTCCGCTTCGTAGCGACGGCCAATCGAACGCTCGGCCTTCCGTATCGGATGAGTTCAAGCAATTGCTGCGCGGCGGCGATGCGCAGCGCGCGTTTTACGGGATGATTCTGCCTCACGTCAAGAAAACGGCTCCCAGCAAGGAATAA